The window CATGCTCTGGAAAGGAATAGTTTTCTCCATCAGTTATAAAAGTCGTGGGAAAATCCGAAGTAACATGATGAATGACTGAGGCATCTTGTGCTTGTTGGGAAGTCCTCCATTCTTTTACACCAAGGTATTGTCTTGCGATAGCTTCCAGTGCTTTTGACAAAGAAGTGTTCTGCCCCATACTGTCAAATTTTGTAATATCATAGGGACCACAAAACAAAAGCGCTCCACGTAACGCTTTTTTGTCAGCGACTTGAGGTAGGTTTGTCCTTTGCGCA of the Sphaerochaeta sp. genome contains:
- a CDS encoding alpha/beta hydrolase, with the protein product MSGHRPPDAQYPTPVLQTAKAYQFLLENAERFGIDPQRIFVGGDSAGAQIAAQFLVAQTSSEYAQRTNLPQVADKKALRGALLFCGPYDITKFDSMGQNTSLSKALEAIARQYLGVKEWRTSQQAQDASVIHHVTSDFPTTFITDGENYSFPEH